The Zonotrichia albicollis isolate bZonAlb1 chromosome 9, bZonAlb1.hap1, whole genome shotgun sequence genome has a window encoding:
- the LOC141730121 gene encoding olfactory receptor 14C36-like — protein sequence MSNSSSIRHFLLLALADTRQLQLLHFCLLLGISLAALLANGLIISAVACGHHLHTPMFFFLLNLALRDLGSICTTVPKAMHNSLWDTRNIYTGCVAQVFLTVFFIAAEFSFLTIMCYDRYVSICKPLHYGTLLGSRACAHMAAAAWASALLYSLLHTANTFSLPLCHGNALGQFFCEIPQILKLSCSKSYLREFGLLVFSISLSFVFFVFIVFSYVQIVMALLRIPSEQGRHKAFSTCLPHLAVLSLFLSTATFAHLKPPSISSPSLDLALSVLYSVVPPALNPLIYSLRNQELKAAVWRLMTGWFQEH from the coding sequence atgtccaacagcagctccatcaggcacttcctcctgctggcactggcagacacgcgacagctgcagctcctgcacttctgcctcttgctgggcatctccctggctgccctcctggccaacggcctcatcatcagcgccgtagcctgcggccaccacctgcacacgcccatgttcttcttcctgctcaacctggccctcagagacctgggctccatctgcaccactgtccccaaagccatgcacaattccctctgggacaccaggaacatctacACAGGATGTGTTGCACAGGTCTTTCTGACTGTATTTTTCATTGCAGCAGAGTTTTCTTTTCtcaccatcatgtgctatgaccgctacgtgtccatctgcaaacccctgcactacgggaccctcctgggcagcagagcttgtgcccacatggcagcagctgcctgggccagtgccttgctctattcactgctgcacacagccaatacattttccctgcccctgtgccatggcaatgccctgggccagttcttctgtgaaatcccacagatcctcaagctctcctgctccaagtCTTATctcagggaatttgggctccttgtattttccatctctttatcatttgttttttttgtgttcattgttttctcctatgtgcagatcgtCATGGCtttgctgaggatcccctctgagcagggacggcacaaagccttttccacctgcctccctcacctggctgtgctctccctattcctcagcactgcaacatttgctcacctgaagcctccctccatctcctccccatccctggatctggccctgtcagttctgtactcggtggtgcctccagccctgaaccccctcatctacagcctgaggaaccaggagctcaaggctgcagtgtggagactcatgactggatggtttcaggaacattaa